The Acanthopagrus latus isolate v.2019 chromosome 6, fAcaLat1.1, whole genome shotgun sequence genome includes a region encoding these proteins:
- the LOC119020616 gene encoding interferon-induced GTP-binding protein Mx isoform X4 → MNTLNQQYEERVRPCIDLIDSLRSLGVERDLALPAIAVVGDQSSGKSSVLEALSGVALPRGSGIVTRCPLELKMKRKKEGEEWYGKISYQDHEEELDDPTDVEKKIREAQDEMAGVGVGISDDLISLEIASPDVPDLTLIDLPGIARVAVKGQPENIGEQIKRLIQKFITRQETISLVVVPSNVDIATTEALKMAQEVDPDGERTLGILTKPDLVDKGTEETVVDIVHNDVIHLKKGYMIVKCRGQKEITERVSLTEATEREKAFFEGHECFQTLYNDGHATVPKLAEKLTLELVHHIEKSLPRLEEQIDEKLAQTRAELERYGNGPPSDAAERVVFLIDKVTAFTEDAISLTTGEELKCGDRLNIFSTLRREFRKWIVHLDHSGEKFNERIENEVEEYEERYRGRELPGFINYKTFEFMIKEQIKQLEEPAVKRLKDIADAVRKVFIQLAQSSFAGLPNLVKTAKAKIEAIKQEKESTAESMLRTQFEMELLVYSQDRIYSSSLSDCKREEDKEEEEREKRKGILFTIDCHATLKELMLHLKSYYKIASQRLADQIPLVIRYQMLQESAGQLQREMVQVLQDKENSELLLKEDFEIGTKRAALQSRFKRLTQARAYLADF, encoded by the exons GCATTGTTACAAGATGTCCTCTGGAactgaagatgaagagaaagaaggagggagaggagtggTACGGAAAGATAAGCTACCAGGACCACGAGGAAGAGCTGGACGACCCCACGGATGTGGAGAAAAAGATTCGAGAAG ctcaggATGAAATGGCTGGGGTCGGGGTGGGGATCAGTGATGACCTCATCAGTCTGGAGATCGCCTCTCCTGATGTTCCTGACCTGACGCTCATTGACCTGCCCGGCATCGCCAGGGTGGCTGTAAAGGGACAACCAGAGAACATCGGAGAACAG ATAAAAAGGCTGATCCAGAAGTTCATCACAAGACAAGAAACTATCAGCTTGGTGGTTGTTCCAAGCAACGTGGACATAGCAACCACAGAGGCTCTGAAGATGGCACAGGAAGTGGATCCTGATGGAGAGAGGACTTTGG gtatCTTGACCAAGCCTGATCTGGTGGACAAAGGCACAGAGGAGACGGTGGTTGACATCGTCCACAATGACGTCATCCACCTGAAGAAGGGCTACATGATCGTCAAGTGCCGGGGTCAGAAGGAGATCACAGAGAGGGTGTCTCTCACTGAGGCAACGGAAAGAGAGAAAGCCTTCTTCGAAGGTCATGAGTGTTTCCA AACTCTCTACAATGACGGCCATGCCACTGTTCCTAAACTGGCTGAGAAACTCACACTTGAGCTGGTGCATCACATTGAG aaatcTCTGCCTCGACTGGAGGAGCAGATAGACGAGAAACTAGCACAGACTCGTGCAGAGCTCGAGAGATACGGCAATGGACCTCCATCTGATGCAGCTGAGAGAGTCGTCTTCCTTATTGAT AAGGTAACAGCTTTCACTGAGGATGCCATCAGTCTGACCACAGGAGAAGAACTCAAGTGTGGAGACAGACTTAACATCTTTTCTACACTCAGACGGGAGTTCAGGAAGTGGATTGTCCATCTGGACCACTCGGGAGAAAAAT ttAATGAGAGGATTGAGAACGAGGTGGAGGAGTATGAAGAGAGGTACCGTGGAAGAGAACTGCCAGGCTTCATCAACTACAAGACCTTTGAGTTTATGATCAAGGAGCAGATCAAACAGCTGGAAGAGCCGGCTGTCAAGAGACTCAAAGACATAGCAG atgcTGTGAGGAAGGTGTTCATACAGCTGGCCCAGAGCAGCTTTGCTGGACTTCCTAACCTTGTGAAAACAGCCAAG GCAAAGATCGAAGCCATAAAGCAAGAAAAGGAGTCTACTGCTGAATCTATGCTGAGAACCCAGTTTGAGATGGAGCTGCTTGTTTACTCTCAGGACAGGATCTACAGCAGCAGCTTGAGTGACTgcaagagagaggaggacaaagaggaggaggagagagagaaaaggaagggTATTTTGTTCACCATCGACTGTCATGCAACACTGAAGGAGTTGATGCTGCACCTGAAATCGTATTACAAA ATTGCGAGCCAGCGTCTGGCTGATCAGATTCCGCTGGTGATCCGCTACCAGATGTTGCAGGAGTCTGCTGgccagctgcagagggagatgGTGCAGGTGCTTCAGGACAAGGAGAATTCAGAGCTCTTGCTGAAGGAGGATTTTGAGATCGGCACCAAGAGGGCTGCTTTGCAAAGTCGCTTCAAACGCCTCACACAGGCCCGTGCGTACCTGGCTGACTTCTAG